A part of Myxococcales bacterium genomic DNA contains:
- a CDS encoding aconitate hydratase, with the protein MSKENSIHIKLDPSKRVLFLTKDLSLIAKQLNDGLDLSMSELRPSDLLDDINTDIMTPAWVCFHHDPKEIAKRAYAGLMYNNERVFQDNALLKGNFQAIVSGERKGTGSSRETAAQCEKFSGVGLIFAASFAPIHQRNNINLGQIMGNYELLRRLEAGESIALEEFLEPFDEFSRHVLRAGGLFNFLNQFQEQQKTSPAILSEVPMTMAQKIMAKKLLNSDIQPLQNGQSTVAHVDGGYSHEFTSAQVHQFLIQEYGEHYKIKNAQRFAAFEDHLIYADEVPKYAPYKDLIDELRSQQKQFIAHTGIRDYSATQKISPGICHEVARQEFILPGDFIQATDSHTCMGGALNAFAFGIGATEYAALLATGLSVVSVPPSVRFDLNGSLAKNCSAKDVMLYILLNFSKDGLTLNKVMEFGGEGLHQLSIDERATLCNMATECGAKTGICEPDQKLVDWLLEKRKEHNSQSLTKLLSMPDKNCHYEARYSIDLSKIEPMVAHPGNPDLGIPSDPTNGELIKNLGEIPIDIAYGGSCTAGKYDDIEMYARVVSDALTQGKKVHDKVKFYIQYGSKDVDSYAKLKGFHDLFLKAGIKVISPGCGACIGCGPGVSSDKNQVSISAINRNFQGRSGPGKLYLASPLSVAASAFAGKIVAWRQ; encoded by the coding sequence ATGTCTAAAGAAAATTCCATTCACATAAAGCTTGATCCAAGTAAACGGGTATTATTTCTTACAAAGGATCTGTCACTGATTGCCAAGCAGCTCAATGACGGCCTCGATTTATCCATGAGTGAGCTTAGGCCAAGCGATCTATTGGATGATATTAATACCGACATCATGACACCTGCATGGGTTTGCTTTCATCATGATCCCAAAGAGATTGCTAAAAGGGCTTATGCTGGTCTCATGTATAATAACGAGCGTGTTTTTCAAGACAACGCTTTACTAAAGGGCAATTTCCAGGCCATTGTCAGCGGTGAACGTAAGGGGACTGGATCTTCCAGAGAAACTGCGGCCCAGTGTGAAAAATTTAGCGGAGTTGGCTTGATTTTTGCCGCATCCTTCGCTCCCATCCACCAACGAAACAATATTAATCTCGGCCAAATAATGGGCAACTACGAATTATTGCGGCGACTTGAAGCAGGAGAATCTATTGCATTAGAAGAATTTCTCGAGCCATTCGATGAATTTTCACGCCATGTTCTACGAGCAGGAGGTTTATTTAATTTTCTTAATCAATTTCAGGAACAACAAAAAACTTCGCCAGCGATTCTCTCTGAAGTTCCCATGACTATGGCCCAAAAAATTATGGCGAAAAAATTGCTAAATAGTGATATCCAGCCGCTACAAAACGGCCAAAGTACTGTTGCTCACGTTGATGGCGGCTATTCACATGAGTTTACTTCGGCTCAAGTGCATCAATTTCTTATTCAAGAGTACGGCGAGCACTATAAAATTAAAAATGCTCAGCGTTTCGCCGCGTTTGAAGACCATCTTATCTATGCTGATGAAGTACCAAAATATGCTCCTTACAAAGATCTGATTGATGAACTACGATCACAGCAAAAACAATTTATAGCTCACACGGGTATAAGAGATTATTCAGCCACACAAAAAATCTCGCCAGGTATTTGCCACGAAGTTGCCCGGCAGGAATTTATTTTGCCTGGCGATTTTATCCAGGCGACCGACAGTCATACGTGCATGGGGGGAGCACTAAATGCATTTGCCTTTGGCATTGGTGCCACGGAATATGCGGCACTCTTGGCAACTGGTCTTTCAGTTGTAAGCGTACCGCCTTCCGTTCGTTTTGATCTTAACGGTTCGCTAGCAAAAAACTGCAGTGCCAAAGATGTCATGCTCTACATCTTGCTAAATTTCAGTAAAGATGGCCTCACCTTGAACAAAGTTATGGAGTTTGGTGGTGAAGGTCTTCATCAACTCAGCATTGATGAAAGAGCTACTCTTTGTAACATGGCTACCGAATGTGGAGCCAAAACTGGTATTTGTGAACCAGATCAAAAACTTGTCGACTGGCTGTTAGAAAAACGAAAGGAGCATAACTCGCAATCGCTAACAAAACTTTTATCCATGCCCGATAAAAACTGTCACTACGAAGCACGCTATTCTATTGACTTATCAAAAATAGAACCAATGGTAGCTCACCCTGGCAATCCTGACTTAGGTATCCCCTCGGACCCAACCAATGGTGAATTAATTAAAAATTTAGGGGAAATCCCTATTGATATTGCCTATGGCGGTTCGTGCACTGCAGGAAAATATGATGATATAGAAATGTATGCTCGTGTAGTGAGCGATGCTTTAACTCAAGGCAAAAAAGTTCACGACAAAGTTAAATTTTATATTCAATATGGCTCCAAAGATGTTGATTCCTACGCAAAACTCAAAGGCTTTCATGATCTTTTTCTTAAGGCAGGCATTAAAGTTATTTCTCCTGGGTGCGGTGCCTGTATTGGCTGCGGCCCTGGCGTGAGCAGCGATAAAAATCAAGTCAGCATCTCTGCCATCAATCGAAATTTCCAGGGGCGTTCGGGTCCAGGAAAACTTTACCTCGCCTCACCCTTAAGCGTAGCTGCCTCTGCTTTCGCAGGTAAAATTGTTGCCTGGCGGCAATAG
- a CDS encoding IS1595 family transposase, with product MYKRRSRLTVRQQSELIKLFVAGVTARAASELVIIQSNTASNFFLRLRKLIASKLPSYDLSGEIEVDESYFGGVRKGKRGRGAGGKVAVFGLLKRGGKVYTAIIPNAKTETLLPIVEEKVLPDSIVYTDTFKSYNALDVSAFHHMRINHSKLFADKQNHINGIENFWNQAKRNLRKFNGIKQDNFYWFLKECEWRFNGGNHQQLLKQLKYWYKHTKH from the coding sequence ATGTATAAGAGACGCAGCCGTTTAACAGTGCGCCAGCAGAGCGAACTGATAAAATTATTTGTTGCTGGTGTAACCGCCAGAGCAGCATCAGAACTGGTTATTATTCAATCTAATACAGCCAGTAATTTCTTCTTAAGGTTAAGAAAATTAATAGCCAGCAAACTTCCAAGCTATGACTTAAGCGGAGAAATTGAAGTAGATGAAAGTTATTTTGGCGGAGTTCGAAAAGGCAAGAGAGGACGTGGAGCTGGAGGTAAAGTAGCTGTTTTTGGCCTTCTTAAGCGAGGTGGCAAGGTTTACACAGCCATCATTCCTAATGCAAAAACAGAAACTCTTCTGCCTATTGTAGAAGAGAAAGTTCTTCCGGACAGCATAGTTTATACAGATACCTTTAAATCATATAATGCCTTAGATGTATCTGCATTTCACCATATGCGCATTAATCATTCCAAGCTGTTTGCTGATAAGCAAAACCATATCAATGGGATTGAGAACTTCTGGAACCAAGCCAAACGCAATCTGCGTAAGTTTAATGGGATAAAACAGGATAATTTTTATTGGTTTCTTAAGGAATGTGAATGGCGCTTCAACGGAGGCAATCACCAACAGCTTCTAAAACAGCTAAAATACTGGTATAAACACACTAAACATTAA
- the nhaA gene encoding Na+/H+ antiporter NhaA: protein MPLKLLKKFIKLEASAGIILFAAALVAIILDNSFLSPYYEKILELPISIQFGSMGLSKHLLHWVNDGLMVIFFMVVGLEIKLEMHEGELNSPSKVYLPAIAAVGGMVFPALIFALFNHTNTQAIHGWAIPTATDIAFSLGILSLLGSRVPLSLKIFLTTLAIFDDLGAIIVIAIFYTSHLSFLSLGLAMFFVIFLFLMNRFGVKAHAPYFIIGAILWLCVLESGVHATLAGVVIAFAMPLRDKNQSSDLPPYRGLLERLHPWIAYCVLPLFALGNAGVSFADVPPGLGNIFSPVMLGVAAGLLFGKLIGVFGTTFLAIKLGIAKKPAHSTWPQIFGIALICGVGFTMSFFIGTLAYPPEATEPYAAWVRLGVILGSLTSGTLGYLVLRFTTKNVDAQ, encoded by the coding sequence TTGCCTCTTAAATTGCTAAAAAAGTTTATTAAACTAGAAGCTTCAGCAGGTATTATTCTGTTTGCAGCTGCCCTTGTTGCTATCATACTTGATAACTCATTCTTATCGCCCTATTACGAGAAGATTCTCGAGCTTCCTATTAGTATTCAATTTGGATCTATGGGGCTTTCCAAGCATTTGCTCCACTGGGTAAATGATGGTTTGATGGTCATTTTTTTCATGGTGGTCGGCCTTGAAATCAAACTAGAAATGCATGAGGGAGAGCTTAATTCGCCTTCTAAAGTCTATCTACCAGCTATTGCAGCTGTGGGCGGTATGGTATTCCCTGCATTAATTTTTGCTTTATTCAATCATACCAATACGCAAGCTATCCATGGTTGGGCCATCCCTACCGCGACAGATATCGCTTTTTCTTTAGGGATTCTTTCGCTTCTTGGTTCACGTGTACCGCTGTCGTTAAAGATTTTTTTGACAACTTTAGCTATCTTTGATGATCTTGGCGCAATCATTGTCATCGCGATTTTCTACACTTCGCACCTATCTTTCCTTTCACTGGGATTGGCAATGTTCTTCGTCATTTTCCTCTTTCTCATGAATCGTTTCGGCGTCAAGGCTCATGCTCCCTATTTTATTATTGGAGCTATCTTGTGGCTTTGTGTTTTGGAGTCAGGAGTACACGCCACACTTGCTGGTGTAGTTATAGCGTTCGCTATGCCACTACGAGATAAAAATCAGTCAAGCGATCTTCCACCTTACAGAGGACTCCTGGAGCGGCTTCACCCATGGATCGCATACTGTGTACTGCCTTTATTTGCCTTAGGTAATGCTGGCGTCTCATTTGCAGACGTTCCTCCAGGCTTGGGCAATATTTTTAGCCCTGTGATGCTTGGTGTTGCAGCAGGTCTATTATTTGGTAAGCTTATTGGAGTTTTTGGAACAACATTTCTAGCCATTAAGCTTGGCATTGCAAAAAAGCCAGCCCATTCAACATGGCCACAAATTTTTGGTATAGCACTTATCTGCGGTGTTGGTTTTACTATGAGTTTTTTCATTGGTACCCTTGCCTACCCACCAGAAGCAACAGAACCTTACGCTGCTTGGGTAAGATTAGGAGTTATCCTTGGCTCCTTAACTTCAGGAACATTAGGCTACCTTGTTTTGCGCTTTACTACCAAAAACGTTGATGCTCAATAA
- a CDS encoding riboflavin synthase, protein MFSGIIAGQGTIVENNLATHRFAVKSKIFSDRTVSLGASIAIDGVCLTVVACDHDCITFDLGEETKEVTQLAKLSLDSLVNIEFSLRYGDEISGHLVQGHVDGVVSLIKRSSLASNLVLQFSYPTHLKSLLVKKGSLALNGVSLTINELDYESFSVCLLPYTLELTNLGRLKIGQKAHIEVDILGRYIARMLSN, encoded by the coding sequence ATGTTCAGCGGCATTATTGCGGGCCAGGGGACTATTGTAGAAAACAATCTCGCAACTCATCGCTTTGCTGTAAAGAGCAAAATATTTTCAGACCGCACTGTGAGTCTTGGTGCAAGCATCGCTATAGACGGTGTCTGCCTTACTGTTGTCGCTTGCGATCATGACTGTATTACTTTTGATCTTGGAGAAGAGACAAAAGAAGTAACCCAACTAGCAAAACTTTCTTTAGATAGTCTCGTCAATATCGAATTTTCCTTGCGCTATGGTGATGAAATCAGCGGACATTTAGTTCAGGGTCATGTGGACGGTGTCGTTAGCCTCATAAAACGCTCTTCTCTTGCCTCCAATCTTGTTTTGCAATTTTCCTATCCTACACATCTCAAATCGCTCTTGGTTAAAAAGGGCTCTCTTGCTCTTAACGGAGTAAGCCTCACCATCAATGAGCTTGATTATGAAAGTTTTAGTGTTTGCTTGCTGCCCTATACTTTAGAACTCACTAATCTTGGTCGTTTAAAAATAGGACAAAAGGCCCATATCGAAGTGGATATTTTAGGCCGCTATATTGCTCGCATGCTCAGCAACTAA
- a CDS encoding citrate synthase (catalyzes the formation of citrate from acetyl-CoA and oxaloacetate): MRTGSIEAKGLDGVVVGDTVLSKVDGEEGELVYRGYNIDELANCNFEQICHLFLYGELPNNEAEQKLRLNLQQRYKIPQDIIDFICRQAQHDHPMATLRTSVSMISSYVKEPSLKNENELIETSLNLIAKTGTIAAAICRARSGKTPVAPDASMSYSKNFLYMCTGKIPEDVVVKTMDTAMILHMDHGFNASTFTARAVTSTLSDMISAVTAAIGTLKGPLHGGANTAVMKMLMEIGTIDNIEAWLEKALAEKRKIMGFGHRVYKVADPRAKHLKRMSKEWGERAQEKKWFAMSEKLEALMLEKKGINANVDFYSASTYYTMGIEPDMYTPIFAVARMVGWTAHVMEQLKDNRLMRPEANYIGPIGKVLKEQMSLV, translated from the coding sequence ATGCGAACAGGAAGTATTGAAGCCAAAGGTCTTGATGGAGTAGTTGTTGGAGACACTGTCCTATCTAAAGTTGATGGCGAGGAGGGTGAGCTCGTTTATCGTGGATATAATATCGACGAGCTAGCCAATTGTAACTTTGAACAAATTTGTCATCTATTTTTGTATGGTGAATTGCCAAACAACGAAGCTGAGCAGAAACTTCGTTTAAATTTGCAGCAGCGTTATAAAATACCCCAGGATATCATAGATTTTATTTGTCGGCAGGCCCAGCATGATCACCCAATGGCAACCTTAAGAACATCCGTATCTATGATTTCAAGCTATGTTAAAGAGCCATCGCTAAAAAATGAAAATGAGTTGATTGAAACATCTCTTAATCTGATAGCTAAAACTGGCACCATAGCTGCTGCTATTTGCCGTGCTCGTTCGGGAAAAACGCCTGTAGCTCCAGATGCCTCGATGAGTTATTCCAAAAATTTTCTGTATATGTGCACCGGTAAAATTCCAGAAGATGTGGTAGTAAAAACCATGGATACAGCCATGATTCTCCATATGGATCATGGATTTAATGCAAGTACTTTTACTGCTCGAGCAGTAACCTCTACGCTTTCTGACATGATTTCAGCCGTCACTGCTGCGATAGGAACTTTAAAGGGCCCTCTTCATGGAGGTGCTAATACTGCAGTAATGAAAATGCTTATGGAAATAGGAACGATCGATAATATTGAGGCATGGCTTGAAAAAGCGCTAGCAGAAAAAAGAAAAATTATGGGATTTGGGCATAGGGTATATAAAGTCGCTGATCCAAGGGCGAAACACCTAAAGAGAATGTCAAAGGAATGGGGAGAAAGAGCACAGGAAAAAAAATGGTTTGCGATGAGTGAGAAACTTGAAGCATTGATGTTGGAAAAAAAGGGAATTAACGCAAACGTTGATTTTTACTCTGCATCTACCTACTACACTATGGGAATTGAGCCCGATATGTACACTCCAATTTTTGCTGTCGCCCGTATGGTGGGTTGGACTGCACATGTGATGGAGCAACTTAAAGATAATCGTTTAATGCGCCCAGAGGCCAATTATATTGGGCCAATTGGTAAGGTGTTAAAAGAGCAGATGAGTCTGGTTTAA
- a CDS encoding lipocalin family protein, producing MLNFICFFGACTEGDLQTVNSVDLVRYSGTWYEIARFPNKFQKKCLKSKALYSLSEKSLLTVENSCTTGNGSPKKVLGVARVKDHNSKAKLEVNFAPSWLRWFGLGWGKYWIIELDNEAYEYAVVSEPTRTYLWLLSRKPSMHKKIYEDILARLKNKGFDVKQLILSGSLD from the coding sequence ATGTTGAATTTCATTTGTTTTTTTGGTGCTTGCACGGAAGGCGATCTGCAGACGGTTAATTCTGTTGATCTAGTCCGTTATTCTGGCACCTGGTACGAAATAGCTCGTTTTCCCAATAAGTTTCAAAAAAAGTGTTTAAAATCAAAGGCACTTTATAGCTTGAGTGAAAAATCTCTGTTGACGGTAGAAAATAGTTGCACAACAGGAAATGGTTCACCAAAAAAAGTTCTTGGTGTAGCCAGGGTTAAAGATCACAACAGCAAGGCTAAGCTTGAAGTTAATTTTGCACCTAGTTGGCTCCGATGGTTTGGCCTTGGCTGGGGAAAATATTGGATAATTGAACTTGATAATGAAGCTTACGAATATGCTGTAGTAAGTGAACCAACTCGCACGTATTTGTGGTTGCTTTCTCGAAAGCCAAGTATGCATAAAAAAATATATGAAGATATTCTCGCACGCTTAAAAAATAAGGGTTTTGATGTGAAACAGCTGATACTGAGCGGAAGCTTAGATTAG
- the nusB gene encoding transcription antitermination factor NusB, whose product MKDRRTAREIAMQVLFQWEAQGQLSQSKISDIKPTDIEYFLGQFLHNFYYKDKSKVDIKFSAQLIFGTLHSLKEIDNILNKTSSKWKLSRMDSIDRAILRLACYELLFQKQLSMRIIINEAIEIAKRYGSEQSSSFINGILNTLYELNN is encoded by the coding sequence ATGAAAGATCGCAGAACAGCTCGAGAGATAGCCATGCAGGTGCTTTTTCAATGGGAAGCACAAGGACAGCTGTCTCAAAGTAAGATTTCAGATATTAAGCCTACCGATATTGAATATTTTTTGGGACAATTTCTCCATAACTTTTATTACAAAGATAAAAGCAAAGTAGATATAAAATTTTCTGCTCAGCTCATATTTGGAACTCTTCACTCCTTAAAAGAAATAGATAACATACTGAACAAAACGAGCTCGAAGTGGAAGTTGAGCCGCATGGATAGTATTGATCGGGCAATTTTGCGCCTCGCTTGCTATGAGCTGTTATTCCAAAAACAGCTTTCTATGCGCATTATCATTAATGAAGCTATTGAAATAGCCAAACGCTATGGAAGCGAACAATCTTCTTCATTTATCAACGGTATTTTGAACACACTTTACGAGCTTAATAACTAA
- a CDS encoding membrane lipoprotein lipid attachment site-containing protein, whose translation MKKLFILASLVALLSGCFTPKFIPFRYFNEEHRMAVKVRNFPSPTHNMSRAHHDESDPIKKLEIGLEAARQTLQLQTIFSQINY comes from the coding sequence ATGAAAAAACTATTTATATTAGCAAGCTTAGTGGCTTTATTGTCAGGCTGTTTCACTCCAAAATTTATTCCCTTTCGTTATTTTAATGAGGAACACCGAATGGCGGTAAAAGTGCGTAACTTTCCCTCCCCTACCCATAATATGAGCAGGGCTCATCATGACGAGAGCGACCCTATCAAAAAGTTAGAAATTGGTCTTGAAGCAGCCCGTCAAACCTTGCAATTGCAAACGATATTCAGCCAAATTAATTATTGA
- a CDS encoding YifB family Mg chelatase-like AAA ATPase, giving the protein MLGVMNCAVLDGFGAKKVRVEVDIARGLPNFTLVGLALSSVKESRVRVQAAISNAGFDFPRAKISVNLAPADVEKNGTAFDLSIALSILQASGVIAASKMEGIAAIGELSLTGEIKPVRGMLALAESVCEQGLKYLLVAKENAQEASLISGIEVRAVDNFGELVEAILNERVEQLKTAESQSCADLEQDWSIDMSDVVGQEEARQALLIAAAGNHNLVYIGGAGSGKSMMASRLPTILPPLSYEEALVLTKIYSIAGLTVTGNLISKRPFRSPHHSITKAGLVGGGSSYIRPGEISLANFGVLFLDELLEFPRAVLEILRQPLENGEVTLSRARHTITYPAEISLVAALNPCPCGYYGQGNKCNCSSIAVNRYQSRLSGPLIDRIDLHVSVPPLDLKLMENSSHGEPSASMRAKVIKARKIQKTRFNGLKTNGKMTRNDIKKFALMTTSASHFLVDAASRLGVSARSYDRIIRVARTIADLEEENNIHKHHIAQALSYRPVAGLIKS; this is encoded by the coding sequence ATGCTTGGGGTTATGAATTGTGCTGTTTTGGATGGTTTTGGTGCAAAAAAAGTGCGCGTTGAAGTGGATATTGCTCGAGGCTTACCCAATTTCACACTGGTTGGGCTGGCATTAAGTTCTGTAAAAGAATCGCGTGTTCGTGTGCAGGCGGCTATTAGCAATGCGGGATTTGATTTTCCCAGAGCAAAGATATCGGTCAATCTAGCACCAGCTGATGTGGAAAAAAATGGTACAGCTTTTGACTTAAGTATTGCGCTCTCCATTTTACAAGCGTCAGGAGTTATAGCTGCAAGCAAAATGGAAGGAATCGCTGCCATTGGTGAGTTATCGCTGACTGGAGAAATTAAGCCTGTAAGGGGCATGTTGGCTCTTGCTGAATCTGTTTGTGAGCAAGGCTTAAAATATTTACTAGTGGCCAAGGAAAATGCTCAAGAAGCTTCATTGATATCAGGGATCGAAGTGAGAGCGGTCGATAACTTTGGAGAACTCGTAGAGGCAATCTTAAATGAAAGGGTAGAGCAGTTAAAGACAGCTGAATCACAATCGTGTGCCGACTTAGAGCAAGATTGGTCTATCGATATGAGTGATGTTGTTGGGCAAGAAGAAGCTCGTCAAGCTTTATTAATTGCAGCTGCAGGAAATCACAACTTGGTTTATATCGGTGGGGCAGGAAGCGGTAAATCTATGATGGCATCGCGATTGCCAACAATATTGCCGCCTTTAAGCTATGAAGAGGCACTTGTTCTAACAAAAATTTATTCCATAGCAGGTCTTACTGTGACGGGAAATTTAATTAGTAAAAGACCATTTCGGTCCCCTCACCATTCTATAACTAAGGCAGGTCTTGTTGGGGGGGGAAGTAGTTATATTCGACCCGGAGAAATTAGTCTCGCAAATTTTGGGGTATTGTTTCTAGATGAATTATTAGAATTCCCAAGAGCAGTGTTAGAAATCTTACGACAGCCTCTAGAAAATGGTGAAGTAACATTGAGCAGGGCTCGACACACCATTACTTATCCTGCAGAGATTTCACTCGTTGCGGCCCTCAATCCTTGCCCATGCGGGTATTATGGACAAGGTAATAAGTGTAACTGCTCTTCTATTGCTGTTAACCGCTATCAAAGCCGATTAAGTGGGCCACTGATAGATAGAATCGATTTGCATGTTTCTGTTCCACCTCTCGACTTGAAACTAATGGAAAACAGCTCACATGGTGAACCTTCAGCTTCAATGCGTGCGAAAGTTATCAAAGCACGCAAAATACAAAAAACACGTTTTAATGGACTAAAAACAAATGGAAAAATGACTCGCAACGATATCAAAAAATTTGCCCTGATGACTACTTCGGCATCTCATTTTCTCGTTGATGCAGCGTCTCGCCTGGGAGTCAGTGCTCGAAGCTACGATCGAATTATTCGAGTGGCGCGGACTATAGCTGACCTAGAAGAGGAAAACAATATTCATAAACATCATATTGCACAGGCTCTTTCTTACCGTCCTGTTGCAGGATTAATAAAATCATAA
- the ribB gene encoding 3,4-dihydroxy-2-butanone-4-phosphate synthase produces the protein MTAHQLNFLHNFNSLSAPMRAAISALYEGKPILLLDAHDRENEGDLIIAAEKITAQSMNFLIREGSGVVCLAMPKADLEALGLPMMIHNNTNTFQTAFTVSIEAATGVSTGVSAKDRAHTIQTAIADDARPEHLARPGHVFPLAARMGGVFERMGHTEGSVDLMKIAGLKAGAVLCELMNPDGSMTVGQERINFAHNNNIPVLCVEDIFFYRIKTEDIFSRSTTKNIETRFGPLTWRSFQAFDSTIDLFMPRDFAPSSACNLNIIDGNNLHNRFLSQLLTQSNDDALALALANLSRGVVAMIDGECDKRSYAILCRSLMETGVSTLARSNSYQDFYTIAEEHFSFQIVRS, from the coding sequence ATGACTGCTCATCAGCTTAATTTTCTTCATAATTTTAATTCGTTAAGCGCACCTATGCGCGCAGCTATTTCAGCACTCTATGAGGGCAAGCCTATTTTATTGCTCGATGCTCATGATCGAGAAAATGAAGGTGACCTCATTATTGCTGCCGAAAAAATTACTGCCCAATCGATGAATTTTCTAATTAGAGAAGGCAGCGGAGTTGTGTGTTTGGCTATGCCGAAGGCGGACTTAGAAGCCTTGGGCTTGCCCATGATGATTCACAACAACACCAATACATTTCAGACAGCATTTACTGTTTCCATTGAAGCGGCCACAGGTGTCAGCACCGGCGTATCAGCAAAAGATCGCGCCCATACAATTCAAACCGCTATCGCTGATGATGCACGTCCCGAGCACCTTGCGCGTCCTGGTCATGTATTTCCCTTGGCTGCTCGGATGGGGGGCGTTTTTGAACGAATGGGACATACTGAAGGATCAGTCGACCTCATGAAAATAGCGGGCCTCAAAGCTGGTGCTGTCTTGTGTGAACTCATGAATCCAGATGGCTCGATGACTGTGGGACAAGAGCGGATCAACTTTGCCCATAACAACAATATTCCGGTTCTTTGTGTTGAAGATATATTTTTCTATCGCATCAAGACCGAAGATATTTTTTCTCGCTCAACAACTAAAAATATTGAAACTCGCTTTGGCCCCCTAACCTGGCGTTCCTTCCAGGCATTTGACAGTACAATTGATCTGTTCATGCCGCGTGATTTTGCTCCATCTTCTGCTTGCAATTTAAATATTATCGATGGCAATAATCTGCACAATCGTTTTTTGTCGCAACTCCTTACACAATCAAATGATGATGCTCTGGCTCTTGCGCTTGCTAATTTATCTCGAGGCGTAGTTGCCATGATCGATGGTGAGTGCGACAAAAGAAGCTACGCTATTTTATGCAGATCTTTGATGGAAACTGGTGTCAGCACATTGGCTCGTAGCAATAGTTATCAAGATTTTTATACTATTGCTGAAGAACATTTTTCCTTTCAAATAGTTCGCTCATAA